The DNA segment GAAATAGGGATTTATGTATTGTAGGTATGTTGGCGGTGTATGGTCTTGCAATGATTGACGCTTATGTTGATGCCCAGCTATATACCTTTGATATTTCGCCCGATGTGTCGATGAAACTCTCCCCTGCTGTTTTGGAGCCTACGGTTAAAACTCCAGCAGTTTTAGGGTTTCAATGTTCACTTGTTTTTTAACTATATAGTATGAGAAAAATAATATTCATCACATTAATATTTATTTCAACAATGCTCAACTCGGCACTTGCACAAAGTATTGATTCGTTGAGTGTTGATTCATTAAGTGTGGTAACACTGAAAGATACCATAAGTGACAACAACTTGGTTATCATCGAGAGTCTTGAGAGCGAAAATGACTCTATTCTTTCAAATTGGTACTTACAGAAATTTACCAACATTGACAGTTCTTGCATAACAAGTTCTCAGAATGTCGATTTCCCCGACTCGGTATATATTGACCGACTATCAAAACTACCCACCCTCATTGATATGCCATATAACAGTATTGTAAAGCAGTACATCTCGTTATATGCCGAAAATAGGAGAAAACTTGTAGAGTCGATGTTAGGCTTTGGCAATTACTACTTCCCTATTTTTGAAGAGGCATTAGAGAAAGAAGAGCTACCTCTTGAACTAAAATATATGCCAGTTATAGAGTCGGCACTACGACCAAATGCCGTATCACGTGTTGGAGCGGCAGGACTATGGCAAATAATGCCTAAGACCGCTAAATCATTGGGGTTAGAGGTAAACTCATTGGTTGATGAGAGACGCTCGCCAATAAAATCATCAGAAGCAGCAGTTAAATATTTAAAAGAGCTATACAATATTTACAACGACTGGAGTCTTGCCATTGCAGCCTACAACTGCGGACCGGGAAATGTAAATAAGGCAATTGTTCGCTCAGGAG comes from the Bacteroidales bacterium genome and includes:
- a CDS encoding LysM peptidoglycan-binding domain-containing protein, yielding MRKIIFITLIFISTMLNSALAQSIDSLSVDSLSVVTLKDTISDNNLVIIESLESENDSILSNWYLQKFTNIDSSCITSSQNVDFPDSVYIDRLSKLPTLIDMPYNSIVKQYISLYAENRRKLVESMLGFGNYYFPIFEEALEKEELPLELKYMPVIESALRPNAVSRVGAAGLWQIMPKTAKSLGLEVNSLVDERRSPIKSSEAAVKYLKELYNIYNDWSLAIAAYNCGPGNVNKAIVRSGGKRDFWGIYHHLPRETRGYVPAFIAANYIMNYYEEHNICPVAAEIPLATDTIIINERINLQQISAVLNTPIEMLRELNPQYRNDIIPGNIKPYHLRLPIQLTYAYINSQDSISKYRQEYFARQKTIEPAKLEYGYHKIRNGESLSTIARKYHTTVSKLKELNGLKNSNIRAGKSIKVPGAGMSYSSSGTSTAKSHKVKSGDTLGSIASRYGVSVSKLKSANGLNSNLIRVGQVLKIPR